A single genomic interval of Spirosoma taeanense harbors:
- a CDS encoding acyloxyacyl hydrolase yields MQVIRLLPVFFFLSLSSFAQLDTLVNGRQAGVILHRGLSAPDQIIPATGKVPLGAELTYSWLLRNRRAWEQCSCFANVGAYANYFTFRNPVALGRTAGAGLFFEPLIFPQRRTFYSVRFAAGLTYLTDVYDPVSNPTNRYFSLPLSAQIGVAATANHRLTEQVHLTLSGYYNHISNAGSRQPNQGLNIPTLAIGLAYLPVPVSYPNVRHWRLSEPARRWMARALLLGSVRVMPRTDKNLEMALPMYGLNLVGGYHLSRSHVLSGGIELADDHYFREQLRRWSYSDQRYQQGSLLAGYEFWHGRYVFTAHMAWNVIRPRPYRPATYQKYGLLYRFGNGLTVGFNVKAYGEDTKGFQVAGGWSF; encoded by the coding sequence ATGCAGGTAATACGTTTACTTCCCGTTTTCTTTTTCCTCTCTCTATCATCTTTCGCTCAACTCGATACGCTCGTTAACGGCCGACAAGCTGGGGTAATCCTGCACCGGGGGCTGTCGGCACCCGACCAGATTATTCCGGCTACGGGCAAGGTGCCACTAGGGGCCGAGCTGACGTATAGCTGGTTACTGCGGAATCGCCGGGCGTGGGAACAGTGCAGTTGCTTTGCCAATGTGGGTGCGTATGCCAACTATTTCACCTTTCGCAACCCAGTTGCGCTGGGGCGTACGGCAGGAGCCGGCCTGTTCTTTGAGCCACTAATATTTCCCCAGCGCCGAACCTTCTATTCGGTGCGGTTTGCCGCCGGCCTAACGTATCTGACTGATGTTTATGATCCGGTAAGCAACCCAACCAACCGCTATTTCAGCCTGCCGCTAAGCGCCCAGATTGGCGTAGCCGCTACGGCAAATCACCGCCTGACCGAACAGGTCCACCTGACGCTTTCGGGTTATTACAACCACATTTCCAACGCCGGGAGCCGTCAGCCCAACCAGGGTCTGAACATCCCTACCCTGGCGATTGGTCTGGCGTATCTGCCCGTGCCCGTCAGCTATCCTAATGTACGCCACTGGCGGTTAAGCGAACCCGCCCGGCGCTGGATGGCGCGCGCATTGCTGCTGGGCTCTGTCCGGGTTATGCCCAGGACGGATAAAAACCTGGAAATGGCCCTGCCGATGTACGGCTTGAACCTCGTGGGTGGCTACCACCTGAGTCGGTCGCACGTCCTGTCGGGGGGTATCGAGCTGGCCGACGACCACTATTTCCGGGAACAGCTCCGACGCTGGTCTTACTCCGATCAGCGGTATCAACAGGGCAGTCTGCTGGCGGGCTATGAATTCTGGCATGGCCGGTATGTCTTTACGGCGCACATGGCCTGGAACGTAATTCGTCCCCGCCCCTACCGCCCGGCAACGTACCAGAAATACGGGTTGCTGTACCGCTTCGGCAATGGTCTGACAGTTGGTTTTAACGTAAAAGCCTATGGCGAAGACACCAAAGGTTTTCAGGTAGCGGGAGGCTGGAGTTTTTAG
- a CDS encoding DUF4932 domain-containing protein gives MRINYNAFRRYANHPAITGTKALSDKIGTGVYLLGLYARPLPATGWQSSVSPLLLTAVHSNPDSAKYIVNAYMAQVARFYRDAHIPRFLAQQGRMYQKAIGQVSRNRPSVAFIPTMEEYYGSRKQAYTIVVMPFFITQWGMGWQTGEGQAARLFNISAPYRDQQVQGQRVVDPGFNDPEAVRTLCVHEFGHSFVNPYTMQPVLRERINQYKDLFKPVPNQAQYTDWLTLFNELTVRAGEIRIALKMRLPSESQRLRELYKDWPYLDHFTTQLAYYESNRSKYPAFTDFLPDLISSLEKLRFTP, from the coding sequence ATGCGCATCAACTACAATGCTTTTCGGCGCTATGCAAATCACCCAGCTATTACGGGGACGAAAGCTTTATCCGACAAAATAGGAACTGGTGTGTATTTACTAGGGCTTTATGCCCGCCCATTACCAGCCACCGGATGGCAGTCATCCGTGTCACCTTTACTATTAACAGCTGTCCATTCTAATCCCGATTCGGCGAAATATATAGTCAATGCTTACATGGCCCAAGTAGCGCGTTTTTATCGAGATGCTCACATACCAAGGTTTTTAGCTCAGCAAGGCAGAATGTACCAAAAAGCTATAGGTCAAGTGAGCCGAAACCGTCCTTCTGTTGCCTTTATTCCAACCATGGAAGAGTACTATGGGAGTCGAAAGCAGGCCTATACAATAGTGGTAATGCCTTTCTTTATTACTCAATGGGGTATGGGTTGGCAAACTGGGGAAGGACAGGCGGCTCGACTTTTCAATATTAGCGCCCCTTACCGTGATCAACAAGTACAAGGTCAACGAGTAGTCGATCCTGGCTTCAACGATCCTGAAGCAGTTCGTACGCTTTGTGTACATGAATTTGGCCACTCCTTTGTCAATCCATACACGATGCAACCGGTACTGAGGGAGCGTATCAATCAGTATAAAGACTTATTTAAACCCGTACCAAATCAGGCTCAGTATACGGACTGGCTAACTCTTTTCAATGAATTGACAGTACGAGCAGGTGAAATACGGATTGCGCTAAAAATGAGGTTGCCCAGCGAGAGCCAGCGTCTTCGAGAGTTGTATAAAGATTGGCCTTACCTCGATCACTTCACTACCCAGTTAGCTTATTATGAAAGTAATCGGAGTAAATACCCAGCCTTCACAGATTTTCTTCCTGATCTTATTAGCTCACTGGAAAAGCTACGATTTACGCCATAA